One segment of Candidatus Nitrospira nitrosa DNA contains the following:
- a CDS encoding protoglobin domain-containing protein, protein MSQQIPGYTYGTSAVTKSPVSLADFELMKKSALFGDEDVKYLRLSHDVVKDQVEAILDVWYGFVGSQPHLLQSFLGKSDGKPLGDYLGGVRKRFGQWILDTARAEFDQKWLDYQHEIGLRHHRTKKNQTDGASASAAIVPFRDLFALIFPVTFTLKPFLAKKGHSAEEVEKMYAAWIKSCLLQLTLWSHPYVKPGDF, encoded by the coding sequence ATGAGCCAGCAGATTCCCGGATATACCTATGGCACCTCGGCGGTCACAAAGTCGCCGGTGAGCCTTGCCGATTTCGAGCTGATGAAAAAGAGTGCGTTGTTCGGCGACGAGGACGTGAAATATTTACGTCTCTCGCATGACGTGGTGAAGGACCAGGTGGAAGCCATTTTGGATGTGTGGTACGGCTTTGTCGGGTCCCAGCCGCATCTGCTTCAATCGTTCCTTGGTAAGAGCGACGGCAAGCCTCTCGGCGACTATTTGGGTGGAGTGCGTAAGCGGTTCGGCCAGTGGATTCTCGACACCGCCCGTGCAGAATTCGATCAGAAGTGGCTCGATTATCAACATGAGATCGGCCTGCGTCATCATCGTACGAAGAAGAACCAGACGGATGGTGCGTCAGCGTCGGCCGCGATCGTGCCGTTTCGCGACCTCTTCGCGCTCATCTTTCCGGTGACCTTTACGCTGAAGCCATTTCTTGCAAAGAAGGGCCACTCGGCCGAGGAAGTCGAGAAGATGTATGCCGCATGGATAAAGTCTTGCCTGCTTCAGCTTACGCTCTGGAGCCACCCGTACGTGAAACCCGGCGATTTCTAA